In Streptomyces durocortorensis, a genomic segment contains:
- a CDS encoding DUF2264 domain-containing protein → MRRSRTCPFGLPPEDRASSPYTGYTRAHWEAVADGMLDAAWKWATPGGARLDLPGPPSHSGVRSDGLEGYARTFLAAGFRVAGAGGEDPSGLLERYAEGLDAGTRTPGRDDAESWPLILDHHVQGQPMVESASVALGLRLTRPWLWDRLAPDVQDQAERWLRCALRHVPAGNNWYLFPYTVAGFLESVGRGDAETVRARERALELLESWYRGDGWYADGDGRAFDHYNGWALHLYPLLDAHLAGDAGESARHGARLREYLESFSLLFGGDGAPLYFGRSLAYRFAASAAVGLGAVTGHTPLGPGASRRVASGSLRYFLERGAAGDDGLLNLGWHGPHPATLQTYSGPASPYWASKAFVALLAPSGHPLWASAEEAAPSEGPDRVLSVPAPGFLVQSTRADGVVRLHNHGSDHVRPEEGESAADEDPHYARLAYSTVSGPTSAANPADNHLAVAVGGARSARRRIHPLGSGHGDGWGWAGSWHRPVFPAGPPTVPGLRVESVTVARGRHELRVHRVLFAPDGARAELTGWATGPGGPVRSQLLGLHGWDTAEAEDVRAPQGTAFTRWAAVPRLAADVTGTAVLVALASLTAEPDAAPLDGVVDRVEVTGDTVTVHWAEDEARARIAFGRGTTVTVDHSP, encoded by the coding sequence GTGAGGCGGTCCCGCACCTGTCCCTTCGGGCTACCCCCGGAAGACCGGGCGTCGAGTCCGTACACCGGCTACACCCGCGCCCACTGGGAAGCCGTCGCCGACGGGATGCTGGACGCGGCCTGGAAGTGGGCTACCCCGGGCGGGGCCCGGCTCGATCTGCCCGGCCCCCCGTCGCACTCCGGGGTCCGGTCCGACGGTCTTGAGGGGTACGCGCGAACGTTCCTGGCCGCCGGGTTCCGGGTCGCCGGAGCGGGTGGCGAGGACCCGAGCGGGCTGCTGGAGCGGTACGCCGAGGGGCTGGACGCCGGTACGCGCACGCCGGGGCGGGACGACGCGGAGTCCTGGCCGCTGATCCTGGACCACCATGTGCAGGGGCAGCCCATGGTGGAGTCCGCCTCGGTGGCGCTCGGGCTGAGGCTCACCCGCCCCTGGCTCTGGGACCGGCTGGCACCGGACGTACAGGACCAGGCGGAACGGTGGCTCCGGTGCGCGCTGCGGCACGTCCCCGCGGGCAACAACTGGTACCTCTTCCCGTACACCGTCGCCGGGTTCCTGGAGTCGGTGGGCCGGGGTGACGCGGAGACCGTGCGGGCCCGGGAGCGGGCCCTTGAGCTGCTGGAGAGCTGGTACCGGGGCGACGGCTGGTATGCCGACGGCGACGGGCGCGCCTTTGATCACTACAACGGCTGGGCGCTGCACCTGTATCCGCTGCTCGACGCGCATCTGGCGGGCGACGCGGGGGAGTCGGCGCGGCACGGGGCCCGGCTGCGCGAGTACCTGGAGAGCTTCTCGCTGCTGTTCGGCGGCGACGGGGCCCCGCTGTACTTCGGCCGCTCGCTGGCCTACCGCTTCGCCGCGAGCGCGGCCGTGGGCCTGGGCGCGGTGACCGGGCACACGCCGCTGGGCCCGGGGGCTTCCCGGCGGGTGGCCAGCGGGTCGCTGCGGTACTTCCTGGAGCGCGGGGCGGCAGGGGACGACGGTCTGCTGAACCTCGGCTGGCACGGCCCGCACCCGGCGACGCTCCAGACGTATTCGGGTCCCGCCTCGCCGTACTGGGCGTCCAAGGCGTTCGTGGCCTTGCTGGCCCCCTCCGGGCACCCGCTGTGGGCGTCGGCGGAGGAGGCGGCCCCGAGCGAGGGTCCCGACCGTGTGCTGTCCGTACCGGCCCCCGGGTTCCTGGTGCAGTCGACCCGGGCGGACGGGGTGGTGCGGCTGCACAACCACGGCAGCGACCATGTCCGCCCGGAGGAGGGCGAGTCGGCGGCCGACGAGGACCCGCACTACGCACGGCTCGCCTACTCCACGGTGTCCGGGCCGACGTCGGCGGCCAACCCGGCGGACAACCATCTGGCGGTGGCGGTCGGCGGGGCGCGCAGCGCACGTCGGCGCATCCATCCGCTCGGGTCCGGGCACGGCGACGGCTGGGGCTGGGCGGGCTCCTGGCACCGGCCGGTGTTCCCGGCGGGCCCGCCCACCGTCCCGGGGCTGCGGGTGGAGAGCGTGACCGTGGCGCGGGGCCGCCACGAGCTGCGGGTGCACCGGGTGCTGTTCGCGCCGGACGGGGCGCGGGCGGAGCTGACGGGGTGGGCGACCGGGCCCGGCGGACCGGTGCGCTCGCAGCTGCTCGGTCTGCACGGCTGGGACACGGCGGAGGCGGAGGACGTACGGGCCCCGCAGGGTACGGCGTTCACGCGCTGGGCGGCCGTGCCCCGACTGGCCGCCGACGTGACCGGCACGGCGGTCCTGGTGGCCCTCGCGTCCCTCACCGCCGAGCCGGACGCCGCCCCGCTGGACGGGGTGGTGGACCGGGTGGAGGTGACGGGTGACACGGTCACCGTGCACTGGGCGGAGGACGAGGCGCGGGCGCGGATCGCTTTCGGCCGTGGCACCACGGTGACGGTCGATCACAGCCCTTAG
- a CDS encoding DUF309 domain-containing protein: MNETRRDRDAEGRARNARPRDGLGRPLPYGTPGVERQPEGVVRTPPETLREAQRLLDAGMPFHAHEVFEDAWKSGPEKERELWRGLAQLAVGLTHSARGNTAGGARLLRRGAGAIAPYAEAGPHGIAVTGLTAWARELADRVDTGRTVDAAAEAPRLLG, translated from the coding sequence GTGAACGAGACGCGCAGAGACCGTGATGCCGAGGGCCGGGCGCGCAATGCGCGCCCCCGCGACGGGCTGGGGCGCCCGCTGCCGTACGGGACGCCCGGCGTCGAACGGCAGCCGGAGGGGGTCGTCCGGACGCCTCCGGAAACGCTCCGGGAGGCGCAGCGGCTGCTGGACGCGGGGATGCCGTTCCATGCGCACGAGGTGTTCGAGGACGCCTGGAAGTCGGGGCCGGAGAAGGAACGCGAGCTCTGGCGGGGGCTGGCCCAGCTCGCGGTGGGGCTGACCCACTCCGCGCGAGGCAACACCGCGGGCGGGGCACGGCTGTTGCGCCGGGGCGCAGGGGCGATCGCCCCGTACGCCGAGGCCGGGCCGCACGGGATCGCGGTCACCGGACTGACGGCCTGGGCCCGGGAGTTGGCGGACCGGGTGGATACGGGCCGGACGGTCGACGCGGCGGCGGAGGCGCCACGGCTACTGGGGTAG
- a CDS encoding cold-shock protein — protein MATGRVVRFDEVRGYGFVSPDGGGSDVFLHVNDLLIDKSLINPGVLVSFDLEAGDRGLKASAVSLASDRASSSPRTDPRPASAASHASAPDARTDLDDGTCEVLSVKDYTDEVTEALLISKPPLTGEQILSIRERMVRLAMSHGWVES, from the coding sequence ATGGCTACGGGCAGGGTCGTCCGGTTCGATGAGGTGCGCGGATATGGTTTCGTCTCCCCCGACGGCGGGGGCTCCGATGTGTTCCTGCACGTCAACGACCTCCTCATCGACAAGTCGCTGATCAACCCCGGTGTCCTGGTCAGCTTCGACCTGGAGGCCGGAGACCGGGGCCTCAAGGCGTCCGCCGTCTCCCTCGCGAGCGACCGGGCGTCCTCGTCGCCCCGCACCGACCCGCGTCCGGCATCCGCCGCCTCCCACGCCTCGGCGCCGGACGCGAGGACGGACCTGGACGACGGCACGTGCGAGGTGCTCTCGGTCAAGGACTACACCGACGAGGTCACCGAGGCCCTGCTCATCAGCAAGCCGCCGCTGACCGGTGAGCAGATCCTGAGCATCCGGGAGCGCATGGTGCGGCTCGCCATGAGCCACGGGTGGGTGGAGTCCTAG
- a CDS encoding SAVMC3_10250 family protein, which produces MRDLLYFSREKLRHFHGGPEDFPGGRSIEVEATAFGVGGRVAVGESVSAGASRSEGPDLETVIAHLEKTCTAHTAVPASCRSIGAYEWVEFSGSFHRGPRVRDWGLRDKGVYTFTSHENPLLCPQFTGEAECSGIEVLLCGSAQHVIGEDDQPRTRMGSGSDWLHDMAAELVALEERGETTLPESLVRTPREMQEYAARVAHDMMVSWRQGPVHVHGHARVLCNFEAVDGQHRLIVASPLYVETAPPPRDGALAPQPTRRRWPWRFRVYPPAR; this is translated from the coding sequence ATGCGGGACCTGCTCTACTTCTCTCGGGAGAAACTCCGGCATTTCCATGGCGGCCCGGAGGACTTCCCAGGAGGCCGCTCCATCGAGGTCGAGGCGACGGCGTTCGGTGTCGGGGGCCGGGTAGCGGTCGGCGAGTCCGTCTCGGCCGGAGCTAGTAGGTCTGAGGGACCGGACCTGGAAACGGTCATCGCCCACCTCGAGAAGACGTGCACGGCGCATACGGCGGTCCCGGCCTCGTGCCGATCCATCGGAGCGTATGAGTGGGTGGAGTTCTCGGGCTCGTTCCACCGAGGGCCCCGTGTGCGGGACTGGGGTCTGCGCGACAAGGGTGTGTACACGTTCACCTCTCACGAGAACCCCTTGTTGTGCCCCCAGTTCACAGGTGAAGCCGAGTGTTCGGGCATCGAGGTGCTGCTGTGTGGTTCCGCGCAGCACGTCATCGGAGAGGACGACCAACCTCGTACCCGGATGGGGTCCGGGTCGGACTGGCTGCACGACATGGCTGCTGAGTTAGTCGCCTTGGAGGAACGCGGTGAGACGACTCTCCCTGAATCCCTCGTGCGCACTCCGCGAGAGATGCAGGAGTACGCGGCCAGAGTGGCTCACGACATGATGGTCTCCTGGCGACAAGGACCCGTCCATGTGCACGGGCACGCGCGAGTTCTGTGCAACTTCGAAGCTGTGGACGGGCAGCACCGGTTGATCGTGGCGAGCCCGCTGTACGTCGAGACCGCCCCGCCTCCGAGGGACGGGGCCTTGGCTCCGCAACCCACACGGCGCCGATGGCCCTGGAGGTTCAGGGTCTACCCGCCGGCGCGTTGA
- a CDS encoding IS5 family transposase (programmed frameshift), which translates to MSTRPWIVDDDLWALVKPLLPPWPERSPGPRPVPDRLCLQGILFVLYNDIAWQLLPRELGFGSGQTCWRRLGRWQKAGVFDQLHRVLLAELNAAGELDWSRACVDGPRPGEKGGADTGPSPVDRRKTGSKHHLIYDGRGTPLKVITTAANVNDVTRTLALVDGIPSFAGRPRRRPDALLGDKGYDSNPNRKALRERRILPVISRKGSPNIKSIGKLRYVVEQTFALLHHFKRLAVRWERRTELHDAFVSLACSLICYRRLKKSRS; encoded by the exons GTGAGTACTCGGCCGTGGATCGTGGACGACGACTTGTGGGCGCTGGTCAAGCCGCTCCTGCCGCCTTGGCCGGAACGGTCTCCAGGGCCTCGGCCGGTGCCGGACCGGCTCTGTCTGCAGGGCATCCTGTTCGTCCTCTACAACGACATAGCCTGGCAACTCCTGCCCCGGGAGTTGGGGTTCGGCTCGGGGCAAACGTGCTGGCGCCGACTGGGCCGGTGGCAGAAGGCAGGAGTCTTCGACCAGCTGCACCGGGTCCTGCTCGCCGAGCTGAACGCGGCCGGCGAGCTCGACTGGTCGCGGGCCTGCGTGGACGGC CCACGTCCGGGCGAAAAAGGGGGTGCCGACACCGGTCCGTCGCCAGTCGACCGGCGCAAGACCGGCAGCAAGCACCACTTGATCTATGACGGTCGCGGCACCCCGCTCAAGGTCATCACGACCGCGGCGAACGTCAACGACGTCACCCGGACCCTCGCCCTGGTCGACGGCATCCCATCCTTCGCGGGCCGGCCTCGCCGCCGACCGGACGCCCTGCTCGGCGACAAGGGCTACGACTCCAACCCTAACCGGAAGGCGCTGCGCGAGCGCCGGATCCTGCCTGTCATCTCGCGCAAGGGATCACCCAACATCAAGAGCATCGGCAAGCTCCGCTACGTCGTCGAGCAGACCTTCGCCCTGCTCCACCACTTCAAGCGGCTCGCCGTGCGCTGGGAACGCCGCACCGAACTCCACGACGCCTTCGTCTCCCTCGCCTGCAGCCTCATCTGCTACCGACGCCTCAAGAAGTCCCGCTCATGA
- a CDS encoding DUF2510 domain-containing protein: MTPPGWHPDPGHSGNGPAQERWWDGAQWTGHVRASPAGARRRGIRVGVGVVVGAVVLAAIGGGVYLLGEDDGGRPGTAASSPSAAPDGSGGPEDDRKDGGSEGDGDGRGPGERAPQTEPGFATDLAAGISMPVPKGWQGKSAPVGAGMTTGEHPCPGDTDETCVRGGVFSAPAAALELTAGTPEEAAKKDIAVNAKESYGGTTYGKITSHEVLKSEAVTVAGEKGYAVRWKVATERGDDGYVESLVFPSPASTDMLVVVRSGFDINKDAPKLSILDDITRGIKAASGAGAGNRGAA; the protein is encoded by the coding sequence ATGACCCCGCCCGGCTGGCATCCAGACCCCGGGCATTCAGGAAACGGCCCTGCTCAGGAACGCTGGTGGGACGGGGCCCAGTGGACCGGCCACGTCCGCGCCTCGCCCGCCGGGGCGCGGCGGCGCGGAATCCGTGTCGGCGTCGGCGTGGTCGTCGGCGCGGTGGTGCTCGCGGCAATCGGGGGCGGTGTGTATCTGCTGGGCGAGGACGACGGCGGACGGCCCGGCACCGCGGCCTCCTCGCCGTCCGCCGCTCCCGACGGCTCCGGCGGCCCGGAGGACGACCGGAAGGACGGCGGCAGCGAGGGCGACGGTGACGGCCGGGGCCCCGGCGAGCGGGCCCCGCAGACGGAGCCGGGCTTCGCCACGGACCTGGCCGCCGGGATCAGCATGCCGGTGCCGAAGGGGTGGCAGGGCAAGTCCGCCCCGGTCGGCGCCGGCATGACGACGGGTGAGCACCCCTGCCCCGGTGACACGGACGAGACCTGTGTGCGCGGCGGAGTGTTCTCTGCTCCGGCGGCCGCCCTGGAGCTCACCGCCGGCACCCCGGAGGAGGCGGCGAAGAAGGACATCGCCGTCAACGCCAAGGAGTCCTACGGCGGCACGACCTACGGAAAGATCACCTCGCACGAGGTGCTGAAGTCCGAGGCGGTCACCGTGGCGGGTGAGAAGGGCTACGCGGTGCGCTGGAAGGTGGCGACGGAGAGGGGCGACGACGGTTACGTGGAATCGCTGGTGTTCCCCTCCCCCGCCTCCACCGACATGCTCGTCGTGGTCCGGTCCGGGTTCGACATCAACAAGGACGCGCCGAAGCTCTCCATCCTGGACGATATCACCCGGGGCATCAAGGCGGCGTCCGGCGCCGGGGCGGGCAACCGCGGAGCGGCCTGA
- a CDS encoding SCO0930 family lipoprotein: MRAFTSVPVAFTVTAVLLTAGCGSSPDTAATTTGSAERAASTNNGAQPSRAGRLSVWKSEQLGPVVTDGAGFTLYRFDKDTSKPPTSNCAGECAAAWPPVLADGAKAGLGIDPGLLGSVKRADGTKQLTLAGWPLYRYAQDTAPRQTRGQGVGGTWFSAAPDGTKAQTPAPAPEAEPSEPKDLPALSTVDDAELGEIVRDDKGRTLYRFTKDTAWPMKSNCVGACLEKWKPAELVDKKDVEGIAPKLVIPYVRPDGTKQLTIDCWPLYWFTGDEKPGDTTGQGVNGTWFAVRPNGKLAK; this comes from the coding sequence ATGCGTGCATTCACCTCAGTCCCGGTCGCGTTCACGGTTACCGCGGTCCTCCTGACGGCGGGCTGCGGAAGCTCCCCGGACACGGCAGCGACCACCACCGGCTCCGCCGAACGCGCCGCCTCGACGAACAACGGTGCGCAGCCCTCCCGGGCGGGCCGCCTCAGCGTCTGGAAAAGCGAACAGCTGGGCCCGGTCGTGACGGACGGCGCGGGCTTCACCCTGTACCGCTTCGACAAGGACACGTCGAAGCCTCCCACGTCCAACTGCGCGGGCGAGTGTGCGGCGGCCTGGCCGCCCGTACTCGCCGACGGCGCGAAGGCGGGCCTCGGCATCGACCCCGGACTGCTCGGCTCGGTGAAGCGCGCCGACGGCACGAAGCAGCTGACGCTCGCAGGATGGCCCCTGTACCGCTACGCGCAGGACACTGCGCCCCGGCAGACCCGCGGCCAGGGCGTCGGTGGCACCTGGTTCTCGGCCGCGCCCGACGGCACGAAGGCGCAGACACCGGCACCGGCGCCGGAGGCGGAACCGAGTGAGCCCAAGGACCTGCCCGCACTGTCCACCGTCGACGACGCGGAGCTCGGCGAGATCGTCCGCGACGACAAGGGGCGTACGCTCTACCGCTTCACCAAGGACACCGCCTGGCCGATGAAGTCCAACTGCGTGGGCGCCTGTCTGGAGAAGTGGAAGCCGGCCGAGCTCGTCGACAAGAAGGACGTCGAGGGCATCGCCCCGAAGCTGGTCATCCCGTACGTCCGCCCCGACGGCACGAAGCAGCTCACCATCGACTGCTGGCCGCTCTACTGGTTCACCGGCGACGAGAAGCCCGGCGACACCACCGGCCAGGGCGTGAACGGCACCTGGTTCGCTGTTCGACCGAACGGGAAGCTGGCGAAATAG
- a CDS encoding HNH endonuclease, whose translation MRCIDCTEPATHRGRCKNHHATYEGRPNVRSRRARGRRRANRRDGAARLRLRVQERGSAWCDWCLGDFPADGVDVDHVRPVALRGEDTDGNVQVLCHGCHRVKTGEDFPGGVSPTS comes from the coding sequence ATGCGCTGTATCGACTGCACCGAGCCCGCGACCCATCGGGGCCGCTGCAAGAACCACCACGCCACGTACGAGGGTCGTCCGAACGTCCGCTCTCGGCGGGCACGGGGACGACGACGGGCGAACCGTAGGGACGGTGCCGCTCGGCTTCGTCTGCGAGTGCAGGAACGAGGGTCGGCCTGGTGCGACTGGTGCTTGGGCGACTTCCCCGCGGACGGGGTGGACGTGGACCACGTGCGGCCCGTCGCCCTCCGTGGCGAGGACACAGACGGCAATGTGCAAGTGCTGTGCCACGGATGCCACCGGGTAAAGACTGGCGAGGACTTCCCCGGTGGAGTGTCCCCCACTTCCTAG
- a CDS encoding ATP-binding protein, with protein sequence MKPSRPLYEREPELAAAAEAVDALCGAQAVGGLLVFSGEAGIGKTALLAEIQAMAADRCTVWSARGGETVTSVPFHVVRQLLQPAFDRFPPDETRALFGDWYETTAPALGLAEPSGRQLDPQGVRDGLDFVVGRLASRLSHRPLLLIVDDAHWADGESLAWLGSFTARLGELPVLVVQAHRPQELAERDANYIADREAERDSGGHGKVNRVALRALTPDATAVLVRAGLGEHADDPFCREVWAVTGGNPYEAVELVAKVQDRELPPVEESAGELRELGASARGSGLVARLERLGTNANRFAWAAAVLGTDISQELAATLAGMSSAEAADCTARLRDARIVSGFDPLEFVHPLIATAVYRSIPPATRTAMHGRAAWAITRAGLGAAAASRHLLEVHPDDDQELVAQLREAARQHLAVGAPEAARRCLERALEEPPRPKDRAVLLYELGCATLLSSPPTTVQYLRAALDMPGLDDGLRVDATFRLAAALAHNNQLKDAALSLAAEAGRTAPGPGLMRLQAAHFMWEGMQASEDDGPARSRRLARNADHLKGRDNSERALLTLRAFDAMLRGENAQLIVDLCERALIDGSPARGLGWTDSEWGFELPTMVGITYAFTDQLDRAESLFGEAVRAFEISGWSGAHLAFAHTLLGMVHRRRGRLAEAEGFLREGLRLADRVGSGLPVHWDAACLLIDTLLARGRIEEARRVADRYAFGPPYPSAMVLPDAPCVRGRLLLAEGRKAEAVAELESAGAALEPRERFNGIWAPWAGDLARALADEDPARASHLAARARVHAERFGTPTALGEALRCVSLFAPPEQSVQLLADAVGHLEKSPSAYEHALARVEYGIAIGSHRELARAQKQAMTCGAEGLAARAQRARASIRSSE encoded by the coding sequence ATGAAGCCGTCCCGGCCGTTGTACGAACGTGAACCGGAACTCGCCGCCGCTGCCGAGGCGGTGGACGCCCTGTGCGGTGCGCAGGCCGTCGGCGGTCTGCTGGTCTTCAGCGGAGAGGCCGGGATCGGCAAGACCGCGCTGCTCGCGGAGATCCAGGCGATGGCCGCCGACCGCTGCACCGTCTGGTCCGCCCGTGGCGGCGAGACCGTCACCTCCGTGCCGTTCCATGTCGTGCGGCAGCTGTTGCAGCCCGCGTTCGACCGGTTCCCGCCCGACGAGACCCGGGCCCTGTTCGGCGACTGGTACGAGACCACCGCGCCCGCCCTCGGACTCGCCGAGCCGAGCGGCCGGCAGCTCGACCCGCAGGGTGTGCGCGACGGCCTGGACTTCGTCGTCGGCCGGCTCGCCTCCCGGCTGAGCCACCGGCCGCTGCTCCTCATCGTGGACGACGCCCACTGGGCGGACGGCGAATCCCTCGCCTGGCTGGGCTCGTTCACCGCCCGCCTCGGTGAACTCCCGGTCCTTGTCGTCCAGGCGCACCGCCCGCAGGAACTGGCCGAACGCGACGCCAATTACATCGCCGACCGCGAGGCCGAGCGTGACTCCGGCGGCCACGGCAAGGTGAACCGGGTCGCCCTGCGGGCCCTGACCCCCGACGCCACCGCCGTACTGGTCCGCGCAGGGCTCGGCGAGCACGCCGACGACCCGTTCTGCCGCGAGGTGTGGGCGGTGACCGGCGGGAACCCGTACGAGGCGGTCGAGCTGGTCGCCAAGGTCCAGGACCGCGAGCTGCCACCGGTGGAGGAATCGGCCGGGGAGCTGCGGGAGCTGGGCGCCTCCGCCCGGGGCAGCGGGCTCGTGGCCCGTCTGGAGCGGCTGGGCACCAACGCCAACCGCTTCGCCTGGGCGGCCGCCGTCCTCGGCACCGACATCTCCCAGGAGTTGGCGGCCACCCTCGCCGGGATGAGTTCGGCGGAGGCCGCCGACTGCACGGCCCGGCTGCGCGACGCCCGTATCGTCAGCGGCTTCGACCCCCTGGAGTTCGTGCATCCGCTGATCGCCACCGCGGTCTACCGCTCCATCCCGCCCGCCACCCGCACCGCCATGCACGGGCGTGCCGCCTGGGCGATCACCCGGGCCGGTCTCGGGGCCGCCGCGGCCTCCCGGCATCTGCTGGAGGTCCACCCGGACGACGACCAGGAGTTGGTCGCTCAGCTGCGGGAAGCCGCCAGGCAGCACCTCGCGGTCGGCGCCCCCGAAGCGGCCAGGCGCTGTCTGGAACGGGCCCTGGAGGAGCCGCCCCGCCCCAAGGACCGGGCGGTCCTCCTCTACGAGCTGGGCTGTGCGACCCTGCTCAGTTCACCGCCCACCACGGTCCAGTACCTGCGTGCCGCCCTCGACATGCCGGGACTCGACGACGGCCTGCGCGTCGACGCCACCTTCCGGCTCGCCGCCGCGCTCGCCCACAACAACCAGCTCAAGGACGCGGCGCTCTCGCTGGCCGCCGAGGCGGGCCGTACCGCACCCGGCCCCGGGCTGATGCGCCTCCAGGCCGCGCACTTCATGTGGGAGGGCATGCAGGCCTCCGAGGACGACGGACCGGCCCGCTCCCGGCGGCTCGCCCGCAACGCCGACCACCTCAAGGGCCGCGACAACTCCGAGCGGGCCCTGCTCACCCTGCGGGCCTTCGACGCGATGCTGCGCGGCGAGAACGCCCAACTCATCGTCGACCTCTGCGAACGCGCCCTGATCGACGGCAGCCCCGCCCGCGGTCTCGGCTGGACCGACTCCGAGTGGGGCTTCGAGCTCCCCACCATGGTCGGCATCACCTACGCCTTCACCGACCAGCTCGACCGCGCCGAGAGCCTCTTCGGCGAAGCCGTCCGGGCCTTCGAGATCTCCGGCTGGAGCGGGGCCCACCTGGCGTTCGCCCACACCCTGCTCGGCATGGTCCACCGCCGTCGCGGCCGCCTCGCCGAGGCCGAGGGCTTTCTGCGCGAAGGGCTCCGTCTCGCCGACCGTGTCGGCTCCGGGCTGCCCGTGCACTGGGACGCGGCGTGCCTGCTCATCGACACCCTGCTGGCCCGCGGCCGGATCGAGGAGGCCCGCCGGGTCGCCGACCGGTACGCCTTCGGCCCGCCCTACCCCAGTGCCATGGTGCTGCCCGACGCCCCGTGCGTACGAGGCCGTCTGCTCCTGGCGGAGGGCCGCAAGGCGGAGGCCGTCGCCGAGCTCGAATCGGCAGGCGCAGCCCTGGAGCCGCGCGAACGGTTCAACGGCATCTGGGCTCCCTGGGCGGGCGATCTGGCCCGCGCCCTGGCAGACGAGGACCCGGCCCGCGCGTCCCATCTGGCCGCCCGCGCCCGGGTGCACGCGGAACGGTTCGGTACCCCCACCGCCCTGGGCGAGGCCCTGCGCTGCGTCTCGCTCTTCGCACCGCCGGAGCAGTCCGTCCAGTTGCTCGCCGATGCGGTGGGCCACCTGGAGAAGTCGCCCTCCGCCTACGAGCACGCCCTCGCCCGGGTCGAATACGGCATCGCGATCGGCTCCCACCGGGAACTGGCCCGCGCCCAGAAGCAGGCGATGACCTGCGGGGCCGAGGGGCTGGCCGCCCGCGCCCAGCGGGCACGGGCGTCGATCCGGTCCTCGGAGTGA